The Spinacia oleracea cultivar Varoflay chromosome 2, BTI_SOV_V1, whole genome shotgun sequence DNA segment GCAAGTCATCGTTGCAAGTTTCTCCCATCTTCATTTGATTTTCCCTTTTACTGATAACATTGTTCATTAAAACTCGCATTTCATTGTTGATTTCCTTCATCCTCTTATTTGTCTTTGTTGGCAAAAACCTACAAATTAAAAGCCCATGAATATGAGTATAAACATTTCCATGTTTTCGATCAGAAAAACCAAACAGTGTCATTTTGGTTTCTGTACACACTGCATATACCTCAGTCCAGGAATGTAAACTTGGTGCAGTACTTTCATGGCGATTGTAATTTGCTCTTTTTGCAGCTGGAATATCTTCTTCCCCTGTTTGTAGCTGCTACCAAATGCTGCCCTTGAGATGACATCACCAGACAAATTATCAAGATGGTGCCAAACATCTAGCTCACACGATCCACTGGATGACATCATTTCTTCCCATTTCCTGACCATTTCGTTACAGCTTATGTAGAATTCTCCTTGAAGGGCCTGCACcaattattttatatatgttgATCTGTTTATAACCGAAAAATAAGGTTGGAGATGTTtcagtaaaaagaaaaaacctTGAGTTTCTCCAAATGAAAAGCAGGGTTGACAATTTTTCGGTGTTTAGCCCATCTCTGACCCTCTAAAGCAACAAGCCCTTTGACAATCATTTTAGCAAGAGGGTTTACATTTGGCTTCTGAAACTCCTCATATTTGATCATTACTTCCTTTATCAAATGAGGTTCCATGATATTGATGCATGGTACAGGTCCAAACCATACAAAAGATTTCTTTCCTGCAAAACCAGGCAGAACTCAACAGTCAGAAACAATGTAAATTTGTTTAAGTACAACTGTAGAGTTTTTAAAAGAAGAAATACCAAATTTGTTAACAGTTCGATGAGTATAGGGCTGAACACGAGGCACAATGTCATCAGAGATTTCAATTGGACTTGAAAATGCCTCCTTTGACATCTTTGAACTCTCTTTCATGTCTCCAAACAAGAGGCGGTAACGATTACCAGAAAAGCCTTGCTTCCTTAATTCCTTTTCCAGCTGCTTTGGCTTCAACCAAACCCAATTCAGTATCCTCCATGATGTTGAAACAACCAGCAAACCCAAACAAGTAGCCAGTAAAGCTAGTATACTACCCATCTATCTATCTTCAACTTGAACAAATTAACTTAGCTTATTGTTGTTTTGTGAGTTGCTTGAATTAAGAGTTCCTTTTTATACTACGCTATGTGCAAATCTTCCATCAGCGTATCTAGGCAAACAATGTAAGAACCGCGAAATTAAGAAATAATTACAAGAAAGATTCAGTACATAATATCATATCAATCATTTGAATATATGAGAGCACAAGATTTTATTTGTTGACATCACTTTGTGAATTATCAGATATTATTGTATCACCAAATCATCAAGAAATTTATGCATGAGCTCTTTATATTATTCCTAAAACACATACGGAGTATGCGAACTGACTTATCTAGATTTATATTATTCGTACAGGATTCAGGACATAAGCTCACAATCTGATCGCAAAAATGATATAGATCCGTCACTTTTGTACGAGGATATACAATACACATTCTCTTCTCGGTCCCGGGTTACTAGTTTAGCATCTACTTTTTCTAAATCAGTACAATTACTCCATATTAGTTTAGGCGGAATACAGATAAGTACTTCGTAAAACTAACTGTTATAAAACTTACTTTTTAAAGGAATATTATCAAAGGTTGGAACAAAGCGATAACGATTTTTCACATGAGAGTGGTAGGACGTACAGTATCTGCATAAAAATCATGTAAACGAAAGAATATTGTATACAAATAAAATATTCCTACTTTTTCTTAACTTGGTCAATTACCAAGTGATACATAATGATTTAAGCTAACCAACACAAGTTAGTGGGGGAACTTATCTATTAAATATTTGGGAGTTGCTCAAGCATAAACTTGTATGCATAGCTGAGTTGACTAATCTGTAATGGGTGAAGTTTCAGTAGGGTTTCATTTtcttaacaattaattaatataaaaaaaattgatgattTAAGCAACAAATGTATTGTATCTGTATACTATGTGTTGGTCAAGCTGGCGGGTAATAAGCCGATAATCTAATATTATGTGAATGCTCTGCGTATAATTTGACATTAATATAAAAGAAAACGTTGATGATTTAAGCAACAAATGTATTGTCAAATTATACGCAGAGCTTTCACATAATATTAGATTGATTCAAATTTGTGTAATTAATAAACGGCTTTGAACAAGTCTAAATATAACTAGTTGGTTCCAAAATATATACTGGTTGTATTACTGAATAAACTACGTATTGGATATTAGAGTAACTTCAGTGGTTGCAGGTAGGAACTTGTCAGCAATTTGTAAAGTTCTAAGCTACCAGCTTAATTTTTAGAGTGCTTTTGATGAATTATGTTGGCCAAGCAAATTTGCTTGGAAAAAAACTATACAATTGGGAGGTGagttgtaaataaaataaaagtaaagttTATGTAAAAGTGGAaccaaattataaaaaaaatatgtataaGTGGATCAATTAAATAGCAAGCAAATTTGGTAAATTTACTATTGGATTACAAATTAGCTAGAAAGTAAATTagtttaaaattttagattgaCATGATAAGCTGAATTAACCATTAGTTCGCCATTAAAGTTACCCTTAGACTATAATTATAAAACCATGAATAACAAGTAGATTTAAATTCAACAATTTAAAGATTTATCGAAAACTAGAAATTTGTCGAAAACTAACTTACACTAATACGAATAAtgtatttaatggaattttaTACACTTGTGTAAACAATTATTAGAAAAATCTATAAATAACCTTGAAAACCATAAACTTGAGTTTTTGCTGCCTCGAGAAGTACACGTGGCACATGACAAAGCCTTTGAAAATTTTCATCAATGTTTTTATTTTCGTTGGGAGCAAGGTAAATTGCACCAAAAACTAATTACTCCCTCCCATTCATTTAACTTGTCGTCCCTTCTTAGCAAAAAAAATTGAGAATGGAGCAAGTAAAATGACTTGGAGTCGGTTTATTGTAAAGTTTAACTGCTGTTCATGCAGAAATGCAGGCCGAATATAATTACTACTTTAAAACTGGTAAAGATGTAGTTGGCAACCCTATTCGGGTCTCCGTTGAGGAAGCATTATGCAGATGAATCACCATTCCATGTTGAAACATTCATGTCAAGAAtgtatcataaaaatcaatatcAAACCAAGAGGTATCCAACGTTCAAGTGGATATCCCACAAGTAGCATCTCAATGAGAAAGCACTAAACTGATCTATGCCTATACATTCTGTTTTACATATAACCAACCACTCTCTTTCTCACTAGTCACTCACTATCCTCTAAAAACCTAATCACCACTTCACCAATCAATAATATCCTGCTTAAACAGGCACCCCCAAGACACACAATAAAGCCGGAAAGGCCAGAAGAGGGAAACGGGGAAGATAACAAATCATCAAAACACTCCTATTTACTTACTATCTGTCAACTACCAAACGAGTGATGCACCTAAATCACACCCTTGCCGCCAAAAGACCCTGATGCACAGTGCAGCCCCTTGTCTCCACCAATCCGTGATGCTACGATCCTTTTTGTTGTTGCATAACTCCCAAAATATCATTGCCCCATCCAAGGGGAGAGAAGACATTGAAAAATCCCCAATTTACGTGATTGTTCAACTAACAGCCCCACTTTCTTCGGAGGTGGCAAGACTCAATACTGGTGGTGGGA contains these protein-coding regions:
- the LOC110797529 gene encoding cytochrome P450 CYP72A219 encodes the protein MGSILALLATCLGLLVVSTSWRILNWVWLKPKQLEKELRKQGFSGNRYRLLFGDMKESSKMSKEAFSSPIEISDDIVPRVQPYTHRTVNKFGKKSFVWFGPVPCINIMEPHLIKEVMIKYEEFQKPNVNPLAKMIVKGLVALEGQRWAKHRKIVNPAFHLEKLKALQGEFYISCNEMVRKWEEMMSSSGSCELDVWHHLDNLSGDVISRAAFGSSYKQGKKIFQLQKEQITIAMKVLHQVYIPGLRFLPTKTNKRMKEINNEMRVLMNNVISKRENQMKMGETCNDDLLGILLESSMKAVEEDGNKMNGGLSIDEVVEECKDFYLAGRDTTSCLLVWMMVMLGNHLDWQARARDEVLRVFGNNKPDFNGLNNLKVMTMIMYEVLRLYPPVILMYRMTHKPTKVGDILLPPGVQICVPTMLLHTDPELWGEDATKFNPQRFSQGIAKVTNGQVIYIPFSGGPRVCVGQNFALLEVKMAFAIILQRYSFQLSPSYSHAPFLLTSLQPQYGVPIILQKL